The Xenopus tropicalis strain Nigerian chromosome 7, UCB_Xtro_10.0, whole genome shotgun sequence genome includes a region encoding these proteins:
- the LOC116412400 gene encoding protein-arginine deiminase type-1-like, whose protein sequence is MAQRSIATSYRAPTYDVCVVGQELTLDIYREVPGGAEYFEVLGTPPIDVTLICPSNQAEKPQKGVKLPLNQSAGIVVSPRRVSAALYDMKVRVSYYGRKGNGVGTALLYLTCVWVSLDVDVKRVGTVSRGVKDKVSESSLSACLSLCVSLSLSFSTSLYVSISPWDMGVGATGDRGDTIGQLRPRPTRP, encoded by the exons ATGGCCCAGAGATCTATAGCAACTTCCTATCGGGCCCCCACCTATGATGTGTGTGTGGTTGGCCAAGAGCTGACACTCGATATTTACAG GGAAGTTCCTGGAGGGGCTGAGTATTTCGAGGTTCTGGGGACCCCCCCAATAGATGTGACTCTCATCTGCCCCTCAAACCAAGCGGAGAAGCCTCAGAAAGGAGTCAAACTGCCCCTCAACCAATCAGCTGGCATCGTGGTTTCCCCCCGCAGAGTCAGCGCGGCCCTGTATGACATGAAG GTCAGAGTCTCCTATTATGGGAGGAAAGGGAACGGCGTGGGCACCGCGCTATTGTACCTGACCTGTGTCT GGGTCTCTTTGGATGTGGATGTGAAGCGCGTCGGAACCGTCAGTCGGGGGGTGAAGGATAAGGTAAGTGAAAGCAGTCTCTCTGCTTGTCTCTCGCTCTGTGTCTCACTGTCTCTATCTTTCTCTACCTCTCTCTATGTCTCtatctctccct GGGACATGGGAGTGGGGGCCACAGGGGACCGGGGCGATACTATTGGCCAACTGCGACCGAGACCGACCCGTCCCTAA